In a single window of the Campylobacter fetus subsp. testudinum 03-427 genome:
- the cca gene encoding multifunctional tRNA nucleotidyl transferase / 2'3'-cyclic phosphodiesterase / 2' nucleotidase/phosphatase (Pfam match to PF01743.16 PolyA_pol), with translation MQISNIVSQIFQNNELSTLKNILKHQTKRAYLVGGCVRDMLLGAKNIDFDIEVYDIDPTKFENLMYDIGATGVGKSYFVYKYKNYDISLPRTESKNGVGHKAFMVSYCNDEKTASKRRDFTMNAMMINIFDGEMLDFWGGKQDIKNKILKIVDKHSFCEDSLRVLRAVQFVSRFGLKVDEQSLKIMRSIAIVDLSKDRIRSELEKFFIAPHKTFGIELLSDLGLDERLFGVKFTQSFSKVVQQHFNITRDSRSFLYDLINFYQLNPKEILDSLCLGKFYKKLINEPFLKRASRYEMMKIALDMPLSSWLGLNTKNRVKTAVDLGFYDKTFNPSIDINKLSHLRGKDLGEQLKVLKKLEIKAFLKDKR, from the coding sequence TTGCAAATATCGAACATCGTCTCACAAATCTTTCAAAATAACGAGCTAAGCACTCTAAAAAATATACTTAAACACCAAACTAAACGCGCTTATCTTGTTGGAGGATGCGTTAGAGATATGCTTCTTGGAGCTAAAAATATCGATTTTGATATAGAAGTTTATGATATCGATCCTACTAAATTTGAAAATCTTATGTATGATATCGGTGCTACTGGAGTCGGAAAAAGCTATTTTGTATATAAATATAAAAATTACGATATAAGCCTACCTAGAACCGAAAGTAAAAACGGAGTAGGGCATAAAGCTTTTATGGTTTCATACTGTAATGATGAAAAAACTGCAAGCAAAAGACGTGATTTTACTATGAATGCTATGATGATAAATATATTTGATGGTGAGATGCTCGATTTTTGGGGCGGTAAGCAAGATATAAAAAATAAGATTTTGAAAATAGTCGATAAGCATAGTTTTTGTGAGGATAGTCTAAGAGTTTTAAGAGCAGTGCAGTTTGTTTCAAGATTTGGTTTGAAAGTTGATGAACAAAGTTTAAAAATTATGCGTAGTATCGCCATTGTTGATCTTAGTAAAGATAGAATCAGATCTGAGCTTGAAAAGTTTTTTATAGCACCTCATAAAACTTTTGGGATAGAACTTTTGAGTGATTTAGGGCTTGATGAAAGACTTTTTGGAGTTAAATTTACGCAGAGTTTTAGTAAAGTAGTTCAGCAGCATTTCAATATAACGCGTGATTCAAGAAGTTTTTTATATGATCTTATAAACTTTTATCAATTAAATCCAAAAGAGATTTTAGATAGTCTGTGTCTTGGTAAATTCTATAAAAAACTGATAAATGAGCCGTTCTTAAAACGAGCTAGCAGATATGAAATGATGAAAATAGCGTTAGATATGCCGCTTTCAAGTTGGCTTGGACTAAACACGAAAAATAGGGTAAAAACAGCAGTTGATCTTGGGTTTTACGATAAAACGTTTAATCCAAGTATCGATATAAACAAGTTATCTCATCTAAGAGGCAAAGACTTAGGAGAGCAGTTAAAAGTGTTAAAAAAATTAGAAATCAAAGCTTTTTTAAAGGATAAAAGATGA
- a CDS encoding exopolyphosphatase, Ppx/GppA family (Pfam match to PF02541.12 Ppx-GppA), which translates to MICIDLGSNTIRVCAMDDNLEITQSYEKIVGSARNLSDEGLSTAAKMRITEALREITIMFDFKNDKYIAVATEAFRLAPNAKDFFYDVERDFGIKFSIISGNLEAKLARFGVENRALKLGFHIDESLLIDLGGASTEISFANEFKSFKFGIVRFCEECCSDETKFKIAAKDKVQDTLSFISKFSFKNIILTSGVPTSVAALKFGLKYEDYDAKIVNGAILDLEDFDSALIKISSSTDKDSLVGKGRASLVIAGIYLLKPILEKFSVPFIVIDDGLREGIAVASKLGLLNLKE; encoded by the coding sequence ATGATCTGCATAGATCTTGGCTCAAATACTATACGAGTTTGCGCTATGGATGATAATCTTGAGATTACTCAAAGTTATGAAAAGATAGTTGGTTCAGCTAGAAATTTAAGTGACGAAGGTCTTAGTACGGCGGCAAAAATGCGCATAACTGAGGCTCTTAGAGAAATTACCATTATGTTTGATTTCAAAAATGATAAGTATATAGCAGTTGCTACTGAGGCTTTTAGATTAGCACCAAATGCTAAGGATTTTTTTTATGATGTTGAGCGTGATTTTGGTATTAAATTTAGTATCATTAGCGGGAATTTAGAAGCTAAGTTAGCAAGGTTTGGTGTGGAAAATCGAGCTTTGAAACTTGGATTTCATATAGATGAGTCTTTACTTATAGATCTTGGCGGTGCTAGTACGGAGATAAGTTTTGCAAATGAGTTTAAGAGTTTTAAATTTGGAATTGTAAGATTTTGTGAAGAGTGCTGCAGCGATGAAACGAAATTTAAAATAGCCGCTAAAGATAAAGTTCAAGATACTTTGAGTTTTATTTCTAAATTTAGTTTTAAAAATATTATTTTAACATCTGGAGTTCCTACTAGCGTGGCGGCTTTGAAATTTGGATTGAAATATGAGGATTATGACGCTAAAATAGTAAATGGAGCTATTTTGGATCTTGAGGATTTTGACTCAGCTTTGATAAAGATATCTTCATCAACCGACAAAGATAGCTTGGTGGGTAAAGGTCGAGCTTCTTTAGTGATAGCTGGAATTTATCTTTTAAAACCGATATTAGAAAAATTTAGTGTTCCTTTTATAGTGATAGATGATGGGCTAAGAGAAGGAATCGCAGTAGCTAGCAAGCTTGGATTATTAAATTTAAAGGAGTAA
- a CDS encoding putative protein, GatB/YqeY family (Pfam match to PF09424.6 YqeY): protein MSVKERILNDIKEAMKSKDNFRRDTLRMISSAFKQIEVDERITLSDERIFAILQTEIKRRNESATQYKAGGREDLEQKELEEINIISLYLPTQLSDCELEEKLQNLISKNNFASIKDLGALMKAAKEEFGASCDGKRMSDCAKKMLTR, encoded by the coding sequence ATGAGTGTAAAAGAGCGTATTTTGAATGATATAAAAGAGGCGATGAAATCAAAAGATAATTTTCGCCGCGATACTTTAAGAATGATCAGCTCGGCTTTTAAACAGATCGAAGTTGATGAGCGAATCACTCTTAGCGATGAGAGAATTTTTGCTATTTTGCAAACTGAGATAAAGCGTAGGAATGAGTCTGCTACTCAGTATAAAGCAGGCGGTAGAGAGGATTTGGAACAAAAAGAGCTTGAAGAGATAAATATCATAAGTTTATATCTCCCAACGCAACTAAGCGACTGCGAACTTGAAGAAAAACTACAAAATTTGATAAGCAAAAATAATTTTGCTAGTATCAAAGATCTAGGCGCACTTATGAAAGCTGCAAAAGAAGAGTTCGGTGCAAGTTGCGATGGTAAGAGAATGAGCGACTGTGCTAAAAAAATGCTGACAAGATAA